Within the Setaria viridis chromosome 3, Setaria_viridis_v4.0, whole genome shotgun sequence genome, the region acaaacatcaAACAATGAAATCTGTCAAAAGAAGAAACCTCTTATATTTGCTCAGCTCCACACCTTTGATGTAAATAGCTCCAGCCATCCCTGTAGCAAAGATGAACACTTGAAGTCCATTTTTTTAAGGCATATACTTGCAACTTAAAATGAAGGGAATTTCTGGTCCAATTTGCTAGAAGGGAAAACTGCAACAACCCAAAAGGCACCATTATAATTTTATTTGTTATGTCGAGTCACATCACTTCAATTTTATCTAATCAACAAATAGATTATCACTCTATTGATAGTCTGTAATTAACTTGGATTCAAACCCCCTTACTTACAATTGTGTATTTGTTGGTATGATTCCTCTAATTTGCACAGCAAAGCATTATCAGTTGTTATAAGTAGCACGGCAATAAATAGGATCCAGACTCCTTTTACAACAAGAGTACTCCACTCAGTTTAGGTATCCAAATATTTGTAATCAGATGCCCAAGCCAGTCCAAATAGCTCCTAAGCTAGTAGATAAGGGCATCTTACAATGCTGGGTTATCGAAAACCTTTATTAACCTTTTGGTGCTTAAGCTGATACACTGAGATACACGGCATTGTGTATTCAATTTAGTGTATTTTGTTGCACATTGcgtaaaaaaaatgttgcagaTTAGGGATTTGCACTACTCTTAAGGAAATAAAACCAACCACAGGAACTCCCTAAAGCTGCATCCAAGAACAGCATGGATACAAGAACTCGAACTgaagaaagggaaaagaaaagggtaatATGAAATCCGAAATCACTGAAAGGAGCCTGTGAGCTGTCAATCTACCAAAATAAAAAGTCTGAAGAACCAAGAAACGGTCCAATGCAGTAAGGAAGGGGAACGAAACCCAACGGAAGTAATTTGGTGGTGGAGAAGAGAGCGGAGACGGACCAAACTGGAAGGTGGGATGCGGCGGGGAGTCGAGCTCGAGCCACAAGTTCTTGCCCTTGCGCCGCGCGGCGGTGATGGCCCTCCCAACCAGCGCCGACTCCAGCCGGTCCCGGGCGACGCCAtcgatgaccttggtgtcgtccGCGGCGGCGCACCGCACTATCCTCTTCCCGACGCAGTGTTCCTGgagcgcccgccgcgccgcctccactTCCGGAAGCTCCGGCATCTCTCTCCCCGCCCTGTTGGGGTTTTTTCcccctctttcctttttttccgaCGAGAGAAGGTGTGAACTCGTATGTGAGCTATAATATTATTAGGAGTAGTATTCTAGCCTGAGCAAATATTTCAGCTTTGATTAGACACTGATATCGATGAAAAATGAAATGAACATGGTTTTTCTCCGAACAATTTCGTTTCTTCAAGACGGTTTACAGGATCAAGGAAACGTCCGCGTCGCTTATCAGGATACAAATTGGGTAGAGAGCCGCACGGGATTACAATCGCAGCACAAACACGCAGCAAACGAAACAAACACATTCACACagagaaaaatgagaaacatgGTTTAGGATAACAACATCGATGATAATCCTATATATAATCTGGCATATCCAGTGGCATATGAGCCTGTGTAAGATTCTGATTGTCTTAGATTATAATTCACCTAGATCATATAAATTGGATTATGGAGCATGGGTATCATGATAAAAGATCACGTAGGAACCACATTTGGACCataaataatctgaaataagttaatcttggacaattatttcagattatttatGATCCTATAATAATCTTTTACGCTACTACCCTTGGATTATAATTcaacttatataatctaggTGGGAACAGACAGGACCTAAATCAATCTATAATAACCAAATGTACAAGTAGGAGTATTTGACTTTCTTCTAGACACTATGTATGGATTACCCATCCTCTTCGACCAGGAATGGAGCCAGGATTAAATAATTGAAAGGGCCATTGACAGGATCTATAGCATAATCGTTCCAAGAGATGCCAACTTCTAAGCTAAAATGCAGAACGCCAGCTCAGGTATATACAACAGAGATCAGCAGTCAGCGCGATGTTCTCTGGCTGGCAACATGGGGGCGGATGGCAAGTCCACCCCGATGCCCAGTCGCCTAGGACTTCTTGGCATAGCTAGATGAGGGAGTACCATAGCAGGATGAATTCCAGTGATAGCGTTTACTTGAGGCGTACCAGAGCGCTCTCTTCACCAGAGAATCCTGAAGTCGGATGGATCGATGGACCGGCCAGGCATATTGCGTGGGCATGGATGTGCCAGAAAAGGGTTCGTTAGCAACAGTTCAGTTCATAGTATAGAGAAATTAGTTATACCTGAATCCGGAGTAGTTGAGAAAGTGACTAACCGGGAAGTTCCTGATGCTTCCCAGGCACAGTGCGAGACAGTTTTGCATCCTCGATGTGTTCATGTCACTTGTAATCGAACCCATCAAAGTGTGGCGTAGTGTTGTTCTGCGGCATATGCACTTCCCTTCAGCCAAAAACGTCTCACGCCTAGGCGCGCGCCTAGcactgttgcaacttgcaattcCTTTTTATATccccatttttttttaaaaaaaagaaatatgtaGAAAAATTGATCCACTGCAAGGAGTAATGCAAATGCGACGTGGATGTGCAGTTACGCACCTACCAAATCTTCGCATATTGTTGCGTTGTACTTCTGTTATCAAGAAAATCATTGCACTCTCTGTGTTGTGGTGGCTttgtgctgtttttttttttcctttgcattCTCGATCAAAAGTTCCTAATTTCAGCGGGACAGTTGGTTGAGCCAGCTCTTTGGTCCACCATATGGAAAAACATAATTTCATACATTTAAGGAAGCCTATCAGATTGAGATTCCCTTCAACAGGGGGCACAAACAAGATTAGGttactgattttttttagaaagacACCCAACTGACTTAATCTTGCATGCCATCCCAACTTGCCAAATCATCCCACTGAACTGGATGGAGTATCTCTGCAGATCTAGCAGTGTAGTAGAGACAGTTAATTAGTAGTAGTTCATCGCCAAGCATCCGGTTGATCTGTTAGGTTCTGTCTCACGACTGCCAGAAGCATGATGAGTTATGCTGCCGTCCTCCACTCTTGAAATCCTCCACGTCTCCACGCACTGTCTACCACCGATGCGCGCAGATCCATAGGTGCCAAACCAGGTAGCTGAACTGAAATGCATCCTGCTGTAGAATTGGCAAGGGGCACCCAAACACTAGAATATCTCTCGGGCGGCCTAAACTCAAATGGATCGATGTGCGTGGATGTCCACGAAGGAAACGGATAGTTGCTTGAATCATACTTGGGCAATATTTACCGCTAATTCTAAAGGAATAACTGAGAAAGCAACCAACCGTAAAATTCCCAATGCCTCCCAAGCCTGCAATGTCTCCCTGCTGCAGTTATCGTGTTCATATCATTTGTTATGTTGTGCTTGGATGATTTATGTAGCTCCATCATCCCTCCCATTGCATGTGATAGAGATTAGATTCACGTGAAAATCAGATGTATTGAACCTTACACAAGGGTTACATAGAGGAAGGCGTTCTTCCCATCAAGCTGATGAACGGGCCAATTCCGAGAGAGAGCCAAAGACAACGCTGTGCGGACggtggcaggcttcaccatagGACTGAACATTTCATCGTAATCAACACCAGGGCGTCGTGTGAAACCACGGAGGACCCAGCGAGCTTTATACCGATCGAGTGTGCCGCCAGCATGGAACTTGTGGCGAAAAATCCACTTACCAGTCACGATGTTGGCACCCGGTGGCCGTGGCACAAGAGCCCAAGTGTTGTTGGAGAGCAGGGCAGCATACTCCTCCATAGCACTGCGCCAATTCGGATCGGCGAGAGCACTGCGGTAGGTCTTGGGGATGGGCGACAGTGACGAAGTGTGAAACGCAGCTAGCAGCCGGAAACCAAGCTTCCCACGGGTGGCCATGGGTGCTGGTTCACCACCGGCTGGGTGGGAACGGCTCCTCGAGGGAGAGACGATGGGCCGACTGGACCGGGTGCGCGCACGGGGACACGCACCGGTGAAGCCCGAGCAGCGGGACGCATGGGGCCATGGATGTGGCGGGGTCGACGGGCGTAGGTGCGCGGCAACGGTGGCACCAGAGGCGCAGGCACCAGGGCCGCGCGTGGCGCGTGCTGGGCCGGCACAGGTGCGGGTCCAGGAGCGGGCGCCGGAGTCGGGGCCGCTCGCGGGCGCGGACGCTGAAGACGGGGCCGCGCGTGGCGTGGCGGACGCCGGAGACGAGGCCGCGTGTGGCGCGATGGACGCCGGCGCAGTCGCGGACGGGGCCGCGCGgggcgcggggggcggcgcggaCGGTGGGGGCACCACCAAGGGTGTCGGTGGTACTGCTGGAGCCCCCGGCGGCACGGGTGCCGCAGGACTTGCGCCAGATGGGGTACCTGCAGGGGGAGAGCACGGCCCGATTGGGAAAATAGAGGCCGGGGTCTTGGAGGACATGAAAAGATCGTTAGCAGGATTAGGTGATTTTGACAGAGGGAACGAGGCCTCGTCAAAAACTGCATGACGCGAGATGATGATCCTGTTAGATGAGAGGTCAAGACACCGGTAGCCCTTGTGTGCAGATGAATAACCAAGGAAGATGCACAAAGTGGAATGTGGCGAGAGCTTATGGGGCGTAGTGGCGGATATGCTCGGGTAGCAAGCACAACCAAACACGTGAAGATGATCGTATGTAGGGTGCGACCCAAAAGGTAGAAGTAAGGCGTTCCTAGCTCTAGTGTTTTGGTGGGGAGGCGATTAAGCAAGTATGTGGTGGTGTGAAGACCCTCAACCCAGTACGAGGTCGGAAGGGAAGCCTGGAACAGTAAAGAGCGCACAATAGGAACGGATTATGCGCTCAGTTTTACCATTCTAAGCAGACGGATAGGGGCATGACATCCGCAAGATAACTCCGTTGGTTAGGAAGAAGGACCGAGAGGACGAGTTGTCAAACTCACAGCCATTGTTGCACTAGACACTTTTGATCGTGCAACCAAACTAAGTTGTCATGTAAGAGAAGTTAGTCAAAGTTGAGAAAGTCTCAGATTTTAGCGTAACAAAAACATCCAAAGGAATGACTAGGTAATACTTGTAGCCGAACATACTCACGACAGAGGATGTCCACAAATCACAATGAACCAAGTCAAAATTCTTAACAGTCTAGATGAATTATGAAAAGGCAACCGAATGTGACGACCAAGTTGACAAGTATGACAAATCGAATCACTAGTGCCTTTATTACAGGTAATGGCAGTAGTGCTAATGAGTTTGGACAAGGCCTCAAGACCAGGGTGTCCAAGATGTCGATGCCATGTGGTGGAGGGAGGAGCAGTAGCGACAAGGGCGGATAGTGTAGGAGGCGACGTCAAGAGATGCAAGGAGTAGAGTGGCTCGGAGCTATTGCACCTGACGATCACGTCCTGAAACGAAGATCCTTCACAGAGAGGCCAAAGGGGTCAAATTCAATAGAACAGTGGTTATCAGTCGTAAACTGGCGAACGAAAATTAGATTCTTAATAATATCTAGAGAGAAtattattaagaaaaaaaagatcaggTAAGACTGTATGACCAGAAGCTGTCACACGAAGAGTAGGATCCATTGCCGACAATGATAGATGAAGGGTACGAAGAACGTGGAGGGTGGAACAGGGAAATGTTACCGGTTTCGGGTGTAATGTGATTTGAAGCGCTGGAGTCGAGAACCCATTCGGTGATGCCAGGGGGATTAAGGGTCATTGTGCTAAAATTGTTAGCCAACGACTGTTGATCCCAAGAACCAGACCAAGGTGTCCAGTTTGGCGATGCGGTGTAGAGGGGCTGCTGCGTGGCGTGCTGCGCGGCCGGCTGCATGTGGTGCTGCTGCATGGCGGGAGGGAGCTGTTGCACGGCCTGCTGTGCTGGAAGTAGGGGCTGGATGGCATCTGCTGAACCGGCGGCATCGAGGCGGCCAGCAGAGCCTGCTGGtaggcctgctgctgctgcgacccGCCCTGAAGCTGCAGGAACGCCTGCTGGTAAGCTTGCTGTTGCTGGTTCGGCCCCCCGTTGCTGCTGTTGGCCTTGCTGCTGGTTGCCCGTGGGGCCGGGCCACATCGTGATCTTGCCTGTCCACGGGTTGTAGATGGATGGCCAAGCAGCGCCGCCTTTGTTCTTGCGGCGGGGTCATCAGGCT harbors:
- the LOC117850228 gene encoding uncharacterized protein, which translates into the protein MSSKTPASIFPIGPCSPPAGTPSGASPAAPVPPGAPAVPPTPLVVPPPSAPPPAPRAAPSATAPASIAPHAASSPASATPRAAPSSASAPASGPDSGARSWTRTCAGPARATRGPGACASGATVAAHLRPSTPPHPWPHASRCSGFTGACPRARTRSSRPIVSPSRSRSHPAGGEPAPMATRGKLGFRLLAAFHTSSLSPIPKTYRSALADPNWRSAMEEYAALLSNNTWALVPRPPGANIVTGKWIFRHKFHAGGTLDRYKARWVLRGFTRRPGVDYDEMFSPMVKPATVRTALSLALSRNWPVHQLDGKNAFLYVTLV